In a single window of the Arthrobacter zhangbolii genome:
- a CDS encoding MFS transporter — translation MSTPPVARRKRVYPDWLVIATLACGGIVVSLEKTAVVPLLPEYPRIFGVTSDDVSWMVTVTLLCAAVATPIVSRLADMFGKRRMLLLAMAMMVAGAFAASLGGTFTWALIGRGLQGFAGAVIPVGISILRDALPQKKIAGAVSMMSASFGIGSALGLPLSGLIYERLGWEATFWVVGVIAAVLMLGVFVFVPESDVRAPGRFDYTGALLLSAGMTALLLAISKGGVWGWTSYPIIGLFTATAVFFALWFPAELRSGAPLVDLRTSARRPVLLTNAAAVLVGFSMYANMLVTTQQLQLSPVTGFGFGLSVLGAGLTMIPSGLAMVAAAPVSARLTNAFGARTTLVSGCAVMAAGYASRVLLVHSVTQIIIGAVIVSVGTAMAMAAMPTIIMSNVPLTDTAAANGVNTLLRSVGTSTCSAAVATILTSLTLRVDGTVYPGLDAFRTIFVFAGLAALLATGVSCLVPRSQRREATHPQLHPAPGQEQPKPADEKQEIMLRGRMLSDSGPVPGGTVTALDAAGNRVDWARADDAGRYSVVLPGDGHYAVVATQSAWQPVTEVLAFPGVQQEHDVRFRNRRTLSGTVRQEGRAVPAALLILLRPGGEASISTRSDDGGNYELPLPGSGVYILSVIEPDGSTTHSRRLSFPLANSVVDIELDGSRGNRTGIQV, via the coding sequence ATGAGCACGCCACCGGTGGCACGGCGTAAACGGGTCTACCCGGACTGGCTGGTCATTGCGACGCTGGCATGCGGCGGCATTGTCGTCTCGCTGGAAAAGACGGCAGTGGTTCCGCTTCTGCCGGAGTACCCCCGCATTTTCGGGGTAACCAGCGATGACGTGTCCTGGATGGTCACCGTAACGCTCCTCTGCGCCGCGGTGGCAACGCCCATCGTCTCGCGCCTGGCGGACATGTTCGGCAAGCGTCGAATGCTGCTGCTCGCCATGGCCATGATGGTCGCCGGCGCCTTTGCCGCATCTCTCGGCGGTACGTTCACCTGGGCCCTGATCGGCCGGGGCCTCCAGGGCTTTGCCGGAGCCGTAATCCCGGTGGGCATCAGCATCCTGCGCGACGCGCTTCCACAAAAGAAAATCGCCGGCGCGGTCTCCATGATGAGCGCGAGCTTCGGCATTGGCAGCGCTTTGGGTCTGCCGCTGTCCGGGCTGATCTATGAGCGGCTGGGCTGGGAAGCCACTTTCTGGGTGGTCGGCGTGATTGCCGCCGTCCTTATGCTGGGCGTTTTTGTTTTCGTCCCCGAGTCCGACGTGCGGGCCCCCGGCCGCTTCGACTACACCGGGGCCCTGCTGCTTTCAGCCGGAATGACCGCCCTGCTGCTGGCCATCAGCAAGGGCGGCGTGTGGGGCTGGACAAGCTACCCGATCATCGGCCTCTTTACCGCAACCGCCGTCTTTTTTGCCCTCTGGTTTCCGGCCGAGCTGCGCAGCGGAGCGCCTCTGGTGGACCTGCGTACCTCTGCCAGGCGGCCGGTGCTGCTCACCAACGCCGCAGCCGTACTGGTCGGGTTCTCGATGTACGCCAACATGCTGGTCACCACCCAGCAGCTGCAGCTCTCACCGGTCACAGGTTTCGGGTTCGGCCTGAGCGTGCTGGGGGCCGGACTGACCATGATTCCATCAGGGCTCGCGATGGTGGCGGCGGCCCCTGTCTCCGCCCGGCTGACCAACGCCTTTGGAGCCAGGACCACCCTGGTCTCCGGCTGCGCCGTGATGGCCGCAGGCTACGCCTCCAGAGTGCTCCTTGTTCATTCCGTCACCCAGATCATCATCGGGGCAGTGATCGTATCGGTGGGTACGGCCATGGCCATGGCCGCCATGCCGACCATCATTATGAGCAACGTGCCGCTGACGGACACCGCCGCCGCCAACGGCGTCAACACGCTGCTGCGCTCGGTTGGAACATCCACGTGCAGTGCCGCCGTAGCCACCATACTCACGTCACTGACCCTGCGCGTGGACGGTACGGTCTACCCCGGTCTGGATGCCTTCCGCACCATCTTCGTCTTCGCCGGACTGGCGGCGCTCCTGGCCACGGGGGTCTCCTGCCTGGTGCCCCGTTCACAGCGGCGCGAGGCAACCCATCCGCAGCTGCATCCCGCCCCGGGGCAGGAACAGCCGAAACCGGCGGATGAAAAGCAGGAGATCATGCTCCGCGGCAGGATGCTCTCCGACAGCGGTCCGGTGCCCGGCGGAACGGTGACCGCCCTGGATGCCGCGGGAAACCGGGTGGATTGGGCCCGTGCAGACGATGCCGGCCGGTACAGCGTGGTGCTTCCGGGCGATGGCCACTACGCAGTGGTGGCCACACAGTCTGCCTGGCAGCCGGTCACCGAGGTGCTGGCCTTCCCCGGCGTCCAGCAGGAACACGACGTCCGCTTCCGGAACCGCCGGACCCTCTCCGGCACCGTGCGGCAGGAAGGACGTGCCGTCCCGGCGGCCCTGCTGATCCTGCTGCGGCCGGGAGGAGAGGCCTCCATTTCCACCCGGTCGGATGACGGCGGGAACTATGAGCTGCCGCTGCCGGGATCCGGTGTGTACATCCTCAGTGTCATTGAGCCGGACGGGTCCACCACCCACAGCAGGCGGCTGTCCTTCCCCCTGGCCAACAGCGTCGTCGACATCGAGCTGGACGGCAGCCGCGGGAACCGGACCGGAATACAGGTATGA
- a CDS encoding inorganic phosphate transporter, translating into MDLTLMVALVIALALFFDFTNGFHDTANAMATPIATGAIKPKTAVALAAVLNLVGAFLSTEVAKTISGGLIREGDGGIQITPVMIFAGLMGAVIWNLITWLKGLPSSSSHALFGGLIGAAVVGAGFGAVDFSVLMSKVILPALIAPLIAGFVAYLATKLAYRITRRHDPDSGSKLPRRRGGFRYAQIFSSSLVALAHGTNDAQKTMGVITLVLIAGGLQTAGTGPEFWVVTACAVAIAAGTYAGGWRIIRTMGTGLTEVKPAQGFAAETSTAAAILASSHLGFALSTTQVASGSVIGSGLGRKGAEVRWRTAGRVGSGWLLTLPAAAAMGAVTAMIAQLGMVGVVVDAVVGTAVILGIFLWSRRNRVGHDNAVTNIESAGEVVRIKKSRGKSRGKNQGARSGQGNTGSKGGGKAAGKLKEGSK; encoded by the coding sequence GTGGACCTCACCCTTATGGTCGCGCTGGTGATCGCGCTAGCACTGTTCTTCGATTTCACCAATGGTTTCCATGACACCGCCAATGCGATGGCCACCCCCATCGCCACCGGTGCTATCAAGCCGAAAACCGCCGTGGCCCTGGCCGCAGTGCTGAACCTGGTCGGCGCCTTCCTCTCCACCGAAGTAGCCAAAACCATTTCCGGCGGCCTGATCCGCGAAGGCGACGGGGGCATACAGATTACCCCCGTCATGATTTTCGCGGGCCTGATGGGAGCGGTGATCTGGAACCTGATCACGTGGCTGAAAGGACTGCCCAGCAGCTCCTCCCACGCCCTGTTCGGCGGCCTCATCGGCGCCGCCGTGGTGGGTGCCGGCTTCGGCGCCGTGGATTTCTCGGTTCTGATGTCCAAGGTGATCCTGCCAGCGCTGATCGCACCCCTGATCGCCGGTTTCGTCGCCTACCTGGCCACCAAGCTCGCCTACCGCATCACCCGGCGCCATGATCCGGATTCCGGGAGCAAACTCCCGCGCCGGCGCGGCGGCTTCCGGTACGCCCAGATTTTCTCGTCCTCCCTGGTGGCCCTGGCTCACGGCACCAACGACGCGCAGAAGACCATGGGCGTGATCACCCTCGTCCTGATTGCCGGCGGACTCCAGACGGCCGGCACCGGCCCGGAGTTCTGGGTGGTAACCGCCTGCGCCGTCGCCATTGCCGCCGGTACCTACGCAGGTGGCTGGCGCATCATCCGCACCATGGGAACCGGACTCACCGAAGTGAAGCCGGCACAGGGATTCGCCGCTGAAACAAGCACCGCGGCCGCCATCCTGGCCTCCTCCCACCTGGGCTTCGCACTGTCCACCACGCAGGTAGCCTCCGGCTCGGTCATCGGGTCCGGCCTGGGCCGCAAGGGTGCCGAGGTGCGCTGGCGTACCGCCGGCCGGGTCGGCAGCGGCTGGCTGCTCACCCTCCCGGCTGCCGCCGCCATGGGCGCCGTTACCGCAATGATCGCCCAGCTGGGCATGGTCGGCGTGGTGGTGGACGCCGTCGTCGGCACTGCCGTCATCCTCGGTATTTTCCTCTGGTCCCGCCGCAACCGGGTTGGTCACGACAACGCCGTCACCAACATTGAGAGTGCCGGTGAGGTGGTCCGGATCAAGAAGAGCAGGGGCAAGTCCCGCGGGAAGAACCAGGGCGCCAGGAGCGGCCAGGGCAATACCGGAAGCAAGGGCGGCGGCAAGGCTGCCGGCAAGCTCAAGGAAGGTTCCAAATGA
- a CDS encoding alkene reductase, protein MTAGSLKLSNRLVMAPLTRQRAGREGIPGPLMVEHYRQRASLGLIVSEGTYPSREGQGFPGQPGLVDAEQLDGWRKVTDAVHEAGGSIVAQVMHAGRVTHTNTTGGLELVAPSAIAVDGLSHTYDGKQQYPVPRALETEELARVIDDFVRASRDAVDAGFDGVELHGANGYLLHEFLSPTANLRTDGYGGSPENRARFVIETVRAVAAEIGADRVGLRLSPEHNVQGALETDPADVLATHGALVDAIAPLGLAYLSLLHRDPAGELVQTLRSRFGGPVFLNSGFGVITTRDEAVAMLADGLADAVVVGRPAIANPDLARRWEEDLPLNTPDATTFYSFGAEGYTDYPFYVPDHAADTAVRN, encoded by the coding sequence ATGACCGCGGGCAGCCTGAAGCTGTCCAACCGCCTGGTAATGGCACCGCTGACGCGTCAGCGTGCCGGACGGGAAGGTATCCCAGGCCCCCTGATGGTGGAGCACTACCGTCAGCGTGCGTCCCTGGGGCTGATTGTCAGTGAAGGGACCTACCCCTCCCGCGAAGGGCAGGGGTTCCCGGGCCAGCCCGGCCTGGTTGATGCTGAGCAGCTGGACGGATGGCGGAAGGTTACCGACGCCGTACACGAAGCCGGCGGCAGCATTGTGGCACAGGTGATGCATGCAGGCCGGGTGACCCACACCAACACCACGGGCGGACTGGAACTGGTGGCGCCGAGCGCCATCGCAGTGGACGGGCTTTCCCACACCTATGACGGCAAGCAGCAGTATCCCGTGCCGCGCGCATTGGAAACCGAAGAACTGGCCAGGGTCATCGATGACTTCGTCCGTGCCTCACGGGACGCGGTGGATGCCGGGTTCGACGGCGTGGAGCTGCACGGTGCCAACGGCTACCTGCTGCACGAGTTCCTCTCCCCCACAGCCAACCTGCGGACGGACGGCTACGGTGGCAGCCCGGAAAACCGCGCGCGCTTTGTCATCGAAACCGTGCGCGCCGTCGCTGCGGAGATCGGTGCCGACAGGGTTGGCCTGCGGCTGTCCCCCGAACACAACGTCCAGGGCGCGCTCGAGACGGACCCGGCCGATGTGCTGGCCACCCACGGCGCACTGGTGGATGCCATTGCCCCGCTGGGCCTTGCCTACCTCAGCCTCCTGCACCGGGACCCCGCCGGTGAGCTGGTGCAGACCCTGCGCAGCCGTTTCGGCGGGCCGGTATTCCTGAACTCCGGCTTCGGCGTCATCACTACCCGGGACGAGGCCGTGGCGATGCTGGCCGACGGCCTGGCGGACGCCGTCGTTGTGGGACGCCCTGCCATCGCCAACCCGGACCTCGCCCGGCGCTGGGAGGAAGACCTGCCGCTGAACACTCCGGACGCCACCACGTTCTACTCCTTCGGCGCCGAGGGCTATACGGATTATCCGTTCTACGTTCCGGACCATGCCGCGGACACCGCCGTTCGGAACTGA
- a CDS encoding dihydrofolate reductase family protein → MSRAVYYASASLDGFDAAGLEPLGSEVPAPAGAVVMGAGTYARLRRQVEEEGTGAWDCPPAPVWVYTHHEFPGVEGADIMFVRGPVAEFAADIAASADGGDIWLRGADLAGQYLRHGLLDELRLTLHPVVLGAGQPVLPSAAGRSARLLAARPSADGSVLLSYGFG, encoded by the coding sequence ATGAGCCGGGCCGTGTATTACGCGTCAGCTTCGCTGGACGGATTTGATGCCGCCGGACTGGAGCCCTTAGGCAGCGAGGTGCCCGCTCCGGCAGGCGCCGTCGTTATGGGGGCAGGCACCTACGCGCGGCTCCGCAGGCAGGTGGAAGAGGAGGGAACGGGAGCCTGGGACTGTCCGCCGGCCCCTGTCTGGGTCTACACGCACCATGAGTTTCCCGGCGTTGAAGGGGCGGACATCATGTTTGTCCGGGGACCGGTGGCGGAGTTTGCAGCCGACATCGCGGCATCAGCCGACGGCGGGGACATCTGGCTGCGCGGAGCGGATCTGGCGGGGCAGTACCTCCGGCACGGACTGCTGGATGAGCTGCGCCTGACACTTCATCCGGTAGTGCTGGGCGCGGGACAACCGGTCCTGCCGTCGGCAGCCGGCCGGTCCGCACGGCTGCTGGCTGCGCGGCCGTCCGCCGACGGCAGTGTCCTGCTTAGCTACGGGTTCGGCTAG
- a CDS encoding PaaI family thioesterase — translation MSEIFTPGQAGSEADTNPYKRDLIEAGIPEEMHEWLSSHGPGRLVVKLGIRFLEMSPDRLVATMPVEGNEQVAGILHGGAHLVLAETLGSFGAGMHAGPGRHAVGIEIGATHHRSVSSGLVTGTATAVHLGNTLTTHEVVMTDEQGRRLSTARITNMIRETR, via the coding sequence ATGAGCGAGATTTTCACGCCGGGCCAGGCCGGTTCCGAGGCGGACACGAACCCGTACAAGCGCGACCTGATCGAGGCCGGCATTCCGGAGGAAATGCATGAGTGGCTCTCCTCGCACGGCCCCGGCCGCCTGGTGGTGAAACTGGGCATCCGCTTCCTGGAGATGTCACCGGACCGGCTTGTGGCCACCATGCCGGTGGAGGGCAACGAGCAGGTGGCCGGAATCCTGCACGGGGGCGCCCACCTGGTCCTGGCGGAAACCCTCGGTTCCTTCGGCGCCGGCATGCACGCCGGACCGGGCAGGCACGCCGTGGGCATTGAGATTGGTGCCACGCATCACCGGTCGGTTTCCTCAGGTCTGGTGACCGGAACCGCCACCGCCGTGCACCTTGGCAATACCCTTACCACCCACGAAGTGGTCATGACCGATGAACAGGGCCGCCGGCTCTCCACCGCACGGATCACCAACATGATCCGCGAAACCCGCTAG
- the polA gene encoding DNA polymerase I gives MSESTKLAAKPLEDSNSASLETPGGSGTGTGTVSADGTAAAAPASLGSVNAGGHNRLLVIDGHSMAFRAFYALPAENFSTDTGQHTNAVYGFTSMLINLIKEEKPTHVAVAFDLDTPTFRSEEYTEYKGGRNKTPEEFHGQVDLIIKVMEAMRIPTLSMDGYEADDILATLAAKASDRNWDVMVVSGDRDAFQLVDDHVTVFYPKKGVSDLPRMDAAAVEAKYLVPPDKYSDLAALVGESADNLPGVPGVGPKTAAKWIKLYGGLEGILENLDAIKGKVGDSLRANIEDVKRNRRLNRLLRDLDLPVDLDAMAAQRPDREAIEELFDALQFNALRKRLFDVYGEEEGAAGPEHAEVAAPAHSIITDAAALEAWLRATNQARTAVQLVTEGTAASRDVVGIALVTDASAAYVPLTELDADAEQVLAAWLADLDAPKVVHDFKEAYKALSARGLHLAGEVDDTAISGYLIQPDRRSYDLADLAQYHLRMNIVPAAAGSNQLELSLGDEDAATPAVSKAFAALRLSEHFAGQLVERGANQLLGGLELPLSEVLAEMELAGIAVSGEKLDRLLDDFSATITHASEEAFRIIGKEINLGSPKQLQAVLFDELGLPKTKKIKTGYSTDADALTDLIVKTGHPFLEQLLAFRDASKLRSTVEGLRKSVADDGRIHTTYAQTVAATGRLSSVNPNLQNIPIRSEEGRRIREVFVVGEGYEELLTADYSQIEMRIMAHLSGDEGLISAFRAGEDLHRFVGSHVFNVAPEEVTSAMRSKVKAMSYGLVYGLSSFGLSKQLAIPVDEARTLIRDYFERFGAVRDYLRGVVEQARKDGFTSTIEGRRRYLPDLSSDNRQLREMAERAALNAPIQGSAADIIKKAMLGVDTEIKAQGLKSRMLLQVHDELVLEVAPGERDAVEKLVRAQMGAAADLSVPLDVSVGQGISWHEAGH, from the coding sequence GTGAGTGAATCTACCAAACTGGCCGCAAAACCCCTTGAAGACAGCAACAGCGCAAGCCTCGAAACTCCCGGCGGGAGCGGCACCGGAACCGGCACGGTGAGCGCCGACGGAACTGCCGCCGCTGCTCCGGCTTCCCTGGGCAGCGTCAACGCCGGCGGCCATAACCGGCTCCTGGTTATTGACGGCCATTCCATGGCCTTCCGGGCTTTCTACGCCCTGCCGGCAGAGAATTTCTCTACGGACACCGGCCAGCACACCAACGCCGTCTATGGATTCACCTCCATGCTGATCAACCTGATCAAGGAAGAGAAGCCCACGCACGTGGCGGTGGCGTTCGACCTGGATACCCCCACGTTCCGTTCCGAGGAGTACACCGAGTACAAAGGCGGACGGAACAAGACGCCCGAGGAGTTCCACGGGCAGGTGGACCTGATCATCAAGGTCATGGAAGCCATGCGCATCCCCACCCTGTCCATGGACGGCTATGAAGCCGATGACATTCTTGCCACCCTGGCCGCCAAGGCCTCGGACCGCAACTGGGATGTCATGGTGGTCTCCGGTGACCGCGATGCGTTCCAGCTGGTGGATGACCACGTTACGGTTTTCTACCCCAAGAAGGGCGTCTCGGACCTGCCCCGGATGGACGCCGCCGCAGTCGAGGCGAAATACCTGGTTCCGCCGGACAAATACTCCGACTTGGCCGCGCTCGTAGGCGAGAGCGCCGACAACCTTCCCGGAGTTCCGGGCGTAGGGCCCAAGACGGCTGCTAAGTGGATCAAGCTCTACGGCGGGCTCGAAGGCATCCTGGAGAACCTGGACGCCATCAAGGGCAAAGTGGGGGATTCGCTGCGCGCCAATATTGAGGACGTCAAGCGTAACCGCAGGCTCAACCGGCTCCTGCGGGACCTTGACCTCCCGGTGGACCTGGACGCCATGGCCGCCCAGCGCCCGGACCGCGAAGCCATCGAGGAACTCTTCGATGCCCTGCAGTTCAACGCGCTGCGCAAGCGGCTCTTTGACGTCTACGGCGAGGAAGAAGGAGCCGCCGGCCCCGAACACGCCGAAGTGGCTGCCCCGGCCCACAGCATCATTACCGATGCCGCCGCGCTGGAGGCCTGGCTGCGTGCCACCAACCAGGCCCGGACCGCCGTCCAGCTGGTGACTGAAGGAACCGCCGCGTCCCGCGACGTCGTTGGCATCGCCCTGGTAACGGACGCCTCCGCCGCCTATGTGCCGCTGACCGAGCTCGACGCCGACGCGGAGCAGGTGCTCGCTGCCTGGCTCGCTGATCTGGACGCTCCGAAGGTGGTGCACGATTTCAAGGAAGCCTACAAGGCGCTGTCCGCCCGCGGCCTGCACCTCGCCGGCGAGGTGGATGACACTGCCATCTCCGGGTACCTGATCCAGCCGGACCGCCGCAGTTATGACCTCGCGGACCTGGCCCAGTACCACCTGCGCATGAACATTGTGCCGGCGGCGGCAGGCAGCAACCAGCTCGAGTTGTCCCTGGGTGACGAGGACGCCGCCACCCCCGCTGTGTCCAAGGCCTTTGCCGCCCTGCGCCTGAGCGAGCATTTTGCCGGTCAGCTGGTGGAGCGCGGCGCGAACCAGCTGCTGGGCGGGCTGGAGCTGCCGCTCTCGGAAGTCCTGGCCGAAATGGAACTTGCGGGCATCGCGGTCTCCGGAGAGAAGCTGGACCGGCTGCTCGATGACTTCAGCGCCACCATCACCCACGCCAGCGAGGAAGCCTTCCGGATCATCGGCAAGGAGATCAACCTCGGCTCCCCGAAGCAGCTGCAGGCTGTCCTCTTCGACGAACTCGGCCTGCCGAAGACAAAGAAAATCAAGACCGGCTACTCCACGGACGCCGATGCGCTGACAGACCTCATTGTGAAGACCGGGCATCCGTTCCTGGAGCAGCTGCTGGCCTTCCGCGACGCCTCCAAGCTGCGCTCCACCGTCGAAGGGCTGCGGAAGTCCGTAGCCGACGACGGCCGCATCCACACCACATACGCACAGACAGTGGCAGCCACCGGCCGGCTGTCCTCGGTCAACCCGAACCTGCAGAACATCCCCATCCGCTCCGAGGAAGGCCGCCGCATCCGTGAGGTGTTCGTGGTGGGCGAAGGGTACGAGGAACTCCTGACGGCCGACTACTCGCAGATTGAAATGCGCATCATGGCGCACCTCTCCGGCGACGAAGGGCTGATCTCGGCCTTCCGTGCCGGTGAGGACCTGCACCGCTTCGTCGGTTCGCATGTGTTCAACGTGGCGCCCGAAGAAGTCACCAGTGCCATGCGCTCCAAGGTCAAGGCCATGTCCTACGGCCTGGTCTACGGCCTGAGCTCCTTCGGCCTCTCGAAGCAGCTGGCCATCCCGGTGGACGAGGCCCGCACCCTGATCCGTGACTACTTCGAACGTTTCGGTGCCGTGCGTGACTACCTGCGCGGCGTCGTCGAGCAGGCCCGGAAGGACGGCTTCACCTCCACTATCGAGGGCCGCCGCCGGTACCTGCCGGATCTTTCCAGCGACAACCGCCAGCTGCGCGAAATGGCCGAGCGGGCCGCGCTGAATGCCCCCATCCAGGGCTCGGCAGCGGACATCATCAAGAAGGCCATGCTCGGCGTGGACACCGAAATCAAGGCGCAGGGCCTGAAGTCCCGGATGCTGCTGCAGGTCCATGACGAACTGGTGCTCGAAGTCGCTCCCGGCGAGCGGGATGCGGTTGAGAAGCTGGTCCGGGCGCAGATGGGCGCCGCGGCTGACCTCTCGGTGCCGCTGGACGTCTCCGTGGGCCAGGGCATCAGCTGGCACGAAGCAGGGCACTGA
- a CDS encoding GNAT family N-acetyltransferase, translating to MTESDSRSADGLRFVSFPAGYDAANPESADTRTLNWVDAVNLGFHEERQTPSDVAAMVDAYQWDRRILTGVYDDAAPEYAWDPAVPVATYATMVNRLNVGGADLLAAHLITMVTVRPTHRRRGILRRLITGDLARAKKSGLALAALTASEATIYGRFGFGAASSAATVQLDTRGGLEVSAPPEGSIAVADGGKLQALAPEIFRAHLERTFGALGRQHSYALRASGAWSDGTTQPDKALRGVIRYTADGVPDGYAAFKSLGWRNEPHTMKVTDLVAASDEAYRELWRYLGSIDLVDRLTFGAAPVADPLPWMLADRRRYKVTEVEDVLWLRILDTRAALEARGYFGDGTVSLEVSDPLGFAAGTWLLEVRGGAGTVRAIAPGTAAQAPQATVDISALGSLYLGDVTARTLAAAGGVRGTPEALAVLDGMFSAGPAPYCSTHF from the coding sequence ATGACCGAGTCAGATAGCCGGAGTGCCGATGGACTGCGGTTCGTCTCCTTTCCCGCCGGGTACGACGCCGCAAATCCCGAGTCCGCCGACACACGGACGCTGAACTGGGTTGACGCTGTGAACCTGGGGTTCCATGAGGAGCGCCAGACGCCGTCGGACGTAGCGGCCATGGTGGATGCCTACCAGTGGGACCGCCGGATCCTGACCGGCGTCTATGACGACGCCGCGCCTGAATATGCCTGGGACCCGGCGGTGCCGGTGGCTACCTACGCCACTATGGTGAACCGACTGAATGTGGGTGGAGCCGACCTGCTCGCGGCCCATCTGATCACCATGGTGACCGTCCGGCCCACCCACCGGCGGCGGGGCATCCTGCGCCGGCTCATCACCGGCGACCTTGCCCGTGCGAAGAAGTCCGGCCTGGCGCTGGCCGCGCTGACCGCCTCCGAGGCCACCATTTACGGACGGTTCGGTTTCGGCGCCGCCAGCTCCGCCGCCACCGTCCAGCTGGATACCCGCGGGGGACTGGAGGTCAGCGCGCCGCCGGAAGGCAGCATTGCAGTGGCTGACGGCGGAAAGCTGCAGGCCCTCGCCCCGGAAATCTTCCGGGCGCACCTGGAACGGACCTTCGGTGCCCTGGGCAGGCAGCACAGCTACGCCTTGCGTGCCTCCGGAGCATGGAGTGACGGGACCACACAACCGGACAAGGCGCTGCGGGGCGTGATCAGGTACACCGCGGACGGCGTCCCGGACGGTTATGCCGCCTTTAAGTCGCTGGGATGGCGGAACGAACCCCACACCATGAAGGTCACTGACCTGGTGGCCGCCAGCGATGAGGCCTACCGCGAGCTCTGGCGATATCTCGGGTCCATTGACCTGGTGGACCGGCTGACCTTTGGTGCTGCCCCTGTCGCGGATCCGCTGCCGTGGATGCTCGCGGACCGGCGGCGTTACAAGGTCACCGAGGTGGAGGACGTGCTCTGGCTGCGGATCCTGGATACCAGGGCCGCGCTGGAAGCCCGCGGGTACTTCGGGGACGGTACGGTGTCCCTGGAGGTCAGCGACCCCCTGGGCTTCGCCGCCGGCACCTGGCTTCTTGAGGTCAGGGGCGGTGCCGGGACGGTCCGGGCGATCGCTCCCGGAACGGCAGCGCAGGCACCGCAGGCCACCGTGGACATCTCCGCGCTCGGCTCCCTGTATCTTGGTGATGTCACCGCCCGCACCCTTGCCGCAGCAGGCGGGGTGCGCGGTACACCGGAGGCCCTGGCCGTATTGGACGGGATGTTCAGCGCCGGCCCGGCACCGTACTGCAGTACCCATTTCTGA
- the rpsA gene encoding 30S ribosomal protein S1 produces the protein MTITTNEKSGTPQVAINDIGTAEDFLAAIDATIKYFNDGDLVEGTVVKVDRDEVLLDIGYKTEGVIPSRELSIKHDVDPGDVVSVGDQVEALVLTKEDKEGRLILSKKRAQYERAWGDIEKVKEEDGVVTGTVIEVVKGGLILDIGLRGFLPASLVEMRRVRDLAPYIGQQIEAKIIELDKNRNNVVLSRRAWLEQTQSEVRSTFLNKLEKGQVRPGVVSSIVNFGAFVDLGGVDGLVHVSELSWKHIDHPSEVVEVGQEVTVEVLEVDLDRERVSLSLKATQEDPWQTFARTHALGQVVPGKVTKLVPFGAFVRVEDGIEGLVHISELAVRHVELAEQVVSVGDELFVKVIDIDLERRRISLSLKQANEGVDPEGTEFDPALYGMAAEYDEAGNYKYPEGFDPESNEWLEGYETQRAAWEQQYADAQARWEAHKKQVAQHNSEDVAAASESNDSGTTSYSSEPAVAETGAGTLASDEALAALREKLTGN, from the coding sequence ATGACCATCACCACCAACGAGAAGTCCGGTACCCCGCAGGTCGCCATCAACGACATCGGTACTGCCGAGGACTTCCTCGCCGCGATTGACGCAACGATCAAGTACTTCAACGACGGCGATCTCGTCGAAGGCACCGTTGTCAAGGTCGACCGCGACGAGGTCCTGCTCGACATCGGTTACAAGACCGAGGGTGTCATTCCTTCCCGCGAGCTTTCCATCAAGCACGACGTTGATCCCGGAGACGTTGTCTCCGTTGGCGATCAGGTCGAAGCCCTGGTGCTCACCAAGGAAGACAAAGAAGGCCGTCTGATCCTCTCCAAGAAGCGCGCACAGTACGAGCGTGCCTGGGGCGACATCGAGAAGGTCAAGGAAGAAGACGGCGTCGTTACCGGTACCGTCATCGAGGTTGTCAAGGGTGGTCTTATCCTCGACATCGGGCTGCGCGGCTTCCTGCCGGCATCCCTCGTGGAGATGCGTCGTGTCCGCGACCTGGCTCCGTACATCGGCCAGCAGATCGAAGCCAAGATCATCGAGCTGGACAAGAACCGCAACAACGTTGTTCTGTCCCGCCGTGCATGGCTCGAGCAGACCCAGTCCGAGGTTCGTTCCACGTTCCTCAACAAGCTGGAAAAGGGCCAGGTTCGTCCCGGCGTTGTGTCCTCCATCGTCAACTTCGGTGCATTCGTGGACCTTGGCGGCGTAGATGGCCTGGTTCACGTCTCCGAGCTGTCCTGGAAGCACATCGACCACCCCTCCGAGGTTGTCGAAGTTGGCCAGGAAGTCACCGTTGAGGTTCTGGAAGTTGACCTCGACCGCGAGCGTGTCTCCCTGTCGCTGAAGGCTACGCAGGAAGATCCGTGGCAGACCTTCGCCCGCACCCACGCCCTCGGCCAGGTTGTTCCGGGTAAGGTCACCAAGCTGGTTCCGTTCGGTGCGTTCGTTCGCGTCGAAGACGGCATCGAAGGCCTGGTCCACATCTCCGAGCTGGCTGTCCGCCACGTGGAGCTCGCCGAGCAGGTTGTCTCCGTTGGCGACGAACTGTTCGTCAAGGTCATCGACATCGATCTCGAGCGTCGCCGCATCTCGCTGTCCCTCAAGCAGGCCAACGAGGGTGTCGATCCCGAGGGCACCGAGTTCGATCCGGCTCTGTACGGCATGGCCGCAGAGTACGACGAAGCCGGCAACTACAAGTACCCGGAGGGCTTCGACCCCGAGTCCAACGAATGGCTCGAAGGTTACGAGACCCAGCGTGCCGCTTGGGAGCAGCAGTACGCTGACGCCCAGGCCCGTTGGGAAGCCCACAAGAAGCAGGTTGCTCAGCACAACTCCGAGGATGTTGCAGCTGCATCGGAATCCAACGATTCCGGCACCACCAGCTACTCCTCCGAGCCGGCTGTTGCTGAGACGGGTGCCGGCACGCTGGCTTCCGACGAAGCACTGGCGGCACTGCGCGAGAAGCTCACGGGCAACTAA